TATAAATCATGCTTATGAAATTTTAGGACTGACACCCGGTGCATCACAAGGACAGGTGAAGCAAGCTTACCGTCAGTTGGTGAAGATTTGGCATCCTGATCGCTTTTTTGACCCACGGGAAAAACAGGAAGCGGAGGAAAAAATCAAAGAAATCAATGTCGCTTACAACAATCTTAAGTCTCAACAGCTAAATACTGAAAGTGCGCCCTCTGCTACGCCGACAAATACGTCAACCAATCAGGTAAACATATCTGTCCAGCGCTGGGATGCACAAAGTTTTTATAACTGCGGCGTGGAGAATGCTAATGAAGGAAAATATGAGGAGGCGATCGCCGATTTTACCAAAGCCATTCGTCTTAATCCTCACTACGTTGAAGCATACAAATATCGAGGCTTCGTTTGTTCTCAACTGGGGTTTGAATATCGAGCCGCTTCAGATTTAAATAAAGCCGCATACTTAGAACAGGGTGGGAGCAATGAAGCCCAGTATTCCAGGTGGTCAAGGTCATATAAGCCTGTATTCCGGAGGAAATCTCTGTTATCGAGATGGTGTCAGAAAATCAAAAGACTGCTGAGGCTAAATAGGCGTTGATGTTTCTTATCTGTGCGATCGCTTCTAGACCATGAGTCAATAGCTTGACTTTTAGATGCATTTATGCATATGGCTTTTAATTATAATAGAGAGATTTCTCGCCAATCCTAGAAACAAAAAAAACATACACATTCAGTCTTCAATTTACCCTTTTTAATATAAATAGGACTTACGCAAGAACTCTCTGAAACCTTCTTAACTTCGTGTCCTTCGTGTCCTTCGTGGTTCGTTTTTCCATAATTTTGCGTAAGTCCTGATAAAGCGCCTAGATGATTGCGATAGGTGAATGATGTTTAATTTCCGGAAAACATCCCCAAAAATTCGGAAATTTTGCTCAAGTATTTGCAATGCTTGCATGAGTATGTTAACTCAAAAATCATAAATATTTTCTCATCACAAAAAAATATTTTTAGTTTTACGAAATCACGCCAAAAGGAATTGTAGACAATTACTAACAATCACCACAGCGATATGTGAATTATGAATATTCAAAACTTGCAGAAAACATCTCTGAAATTGTTACCAGCTTTCCTCGCTACTGCTACCCTGATAACGAGTTTTATCACTCCTGCATTTGCTCAAAACCGAGTTGAAATTGTTGGTGGAGAGTATGGTGGTAACGGTTGTCCTGCTGGTACTGCTAGCGTCACAGTTAGCCCCGATGGTCAAGAATTAAGTATTCTGTTTGACAAATTTATCGCTGAAGGGAACAACGTCAGGGAACGTCGTAAAAGCTGTAATTTGACTATTCCAATTAAAGTACCCCAAGGTTTTCAAATTTCTTTCTATGATGCTGATTATCGGGGCTATGTGAGTACTCAGACAACTGGACAACTCAGAGCAGAATACTTTTTTGCTGGTCAGCGTGGCCCAGTGTTTTCCCGGACTTTCACAGGTGAAACTGATTACAATGTGCGAGATCAATTAGCAACTATGGCTGATGTCTGGTCAGCTTGTGGGGATAGTCTGAATATGCGGGTGAATGCGGCCATGCGCGCCAGTGGTAAAGGTATAGCCACTGTTGATTCCTTTGATTTGGCGCACCGTGGTTTGGTTTATCACATTAAATATCGCAGATGTCAGTAATCAGTTTTAACTGGCCTCTGTGTGAACTCCAGGAGGCTAAAAATACCACAGAGGGGAGAAATTAATCAGATTTGAGGGAATTTTTCGCGTAAGTCCTCATCCAGGGTGGTTCACGAATACACCACAATATTAAGAAAAGTTACTCCAAATATTACAACAAATTAATGCTGTTCAAGTTTGGTAAACATCTCACCCAAATGAAATACAGGATGCTAAATTAAGACCAAGGTACAAACAGGTTAAGAGTTAATTAAACAAAAACCTT
The window above is part of the Nodularia spumigena CCY9414 genome. Proteins encoded here:
- a CDS encoding J domain-containing protein — protein: MSDRLDINHAYEILGLTPGASQGQVKQAYRQLVKIWHPDRFFDPREKQEAEEKIKEINVAYNNLKSQQLNTESAPSATPTNTSTNQVNISVQRWDAQSFYNCGVENANEGKYEEAIADFTKAIRLNPHYVEAYKYRGFVCSQLGFEYRAASDLNKAAYLEQGGSNEAQYSRWSRSYKPVFRRKSLLSRWCQKIKRLLRLNRR
- a CDS encoding DUF4360 domain-containing protein, whose product is MNIQNLQKTSLKLLPAFLATATLITSFITPAFAQNRVEIVGGEYGGNGCPAGTASVTVSPDGQELSILFDKFIAEGNNVRERRKSCNLTIPIKVPQGFQISFYDADYRGYVSTQTTGQLRAEYFFAGQRGPVFSRTFTGETDYNVRDQLATMADVWSACGDSLNMRVNAAMRASGKGIATVDSFDLAHRGLVYHIKYRRCQ